A genomic region of Devosia ginsengisoli contains the following coding sequences:
- a CDS encoding 3-hydroxyacyl-CoA dehydrogenase family protein: MSELRAAVLGSGTMGGQIALVLALGGADTVLWGRRPEALDAAGQTIEAAANWMVEAGLLDQPGADAGIARIRRSSDMADAVDGAGFVIEAVAEDAALKQAILLQAEQFALPETLLSSTTSGISATILQERLQHPERFAVAHFAQPAHLMRLVEVVAGDATSTETVAAVSAILERSGKLPVLAPNVPGFLWARIQHAILREFVSLVDRGLVTPEACDLVLKEGYAVRLPAMGSFEHADLAGLDLMASRASAAVWADLSTESQPGNTSVGRLLAEGKAGMRAGAGFYDWSKRNADAFRRNRDEEIVRRVLIQRGARVVPAGE; the protein is encoded by the coding sequence ATGAGCGAGTTGCGCGCCGCCGTGCTGGGGAGCGGAACCATGGGTGGGCAGATTGCGCTGGTGCTGGCGCTGGGCGGGGCCGACACGGTGCTGTGGGGCCGGCGCCCGGAGGCGCTGGATGCCGCGGGTCAGACTATCGAGGCCGCGGCGAACTGGATGGTCGAGGCCGGTCTGCTTGACCAGCCAGGCGCCGATGCCGGCATCGCCCGTATCCGCCGCTCATCCGATATGGCGGACGCCGTGGACGGCGCCGGTTTCGTCATCGAGGCGGTGGCCGAGGATGCCGCGCTGAAGCAGGCGATATTGCTCCAGGCCGAGCAATTCGCGCTGCCCGAAACGCTGCTGTCGAGCACCACATCCGGTATCAGCGCCACGATCCTGCAGGAACGCCTGCAGCACCCGGAACGATTTGCGGTTGCCCACTTTGCCCAGCCTGCCCATCTGATGCGGCTGGTGGAGGTCGTCGCAGGCGATGCGACATCGACCGAAACAGTCGCGGCGGTGTCGGCGATTCTCGAGCGCAGCGGCAAGCTGCCCGTGCTGGCCCCCAATGTTCCGGGCTTCCTGTGGGCGCGTATCCAGCATGCAATCCTGCGGGAATTCGTGTCGCTGGTCGATAGGGGCCTGGTGACACCAGAAGCCTGCGACCTCGTGCTCAAGGAGGGCTACGCCGTCCGCCTGCCTGCAATGGGCAGTTTCGAACATGCCGATCTGGCCGGGCTTGACCTGATGGCAAGCAGGGCATCGGCAGCGGTCTGGGCCGATCTCAGTACCGAAAGCCAGCCGGGCAATACATCCGTCGGCCGCCTGCTGGCGGAAGGCAAGGCCGGCATGCGCGCCGGTGCGGGCTTTTACGACTGGAGCAAGCGGAATGCGGACGCGTTCCGGCGCAACCGCGACGAGGAAATCGTCCGTCGCGTACTGATCCAGCGCGGCGCCCGCGTCGTGCCGGCCGGCGAATAG
- a CDS encoding LacI family DNA-binding transcriptional regulator, with protein MATLKDIALRAGVTHSIVSRVLTGDPTLRVSPDTRSLIQKVADELDYVPNESARSLRKARPQAIAMAMHDITNPVFTQIFVGAQEEADARDHMLFVSEVSALASGNARLGKLIRGGAIDGVILLGLGTQQDATVREIVIANARLVCLQDEPNADYGVVRIADQAGTMIATRHLLDLGHSRIGMLATSSGAGFSQRRVAGWQQAMVDAGTPPPSWYEQAGSDIAAGETAVMRLMQREPGLTAIVVANVMSAIGALAGLHAIGKRVPEDVSVISLLDTPFAGHTNPALTTVDMPLAQLGREAVRLLLAEEQPAGRQIDITSPEPRLVIRSSTAPPSP; from the coding sequence TTGGCGACATTGAAGGACATTGCCCTGCGGGCCGGAGTTACGCATTCGATCGTGTCGCGCGTGCTTACGGGCGATCCCACCCTGCGCGTCAGCCCGGATACGCGAAGCCTGATCCAGAAAGTAGCCGACGAGCTCGACTACGTCCCCAACGAATCGGCGCGCAGCCTGCGCAAGGCGCGCCCGCAGGCCATCGCTATGGCCATGCACGACATCACCAACCCCGTCTTCACGCAGATTTTCGTGGGCGCGCAGGAAGAGGCCGATGCGCGCGACCACATGCTGTTCGTCAGTGAAGTCAGCGCGCTGGCGAGCGGCAATGCCCGTCTGGGCAAACTGATACGCGGCGGCGCCATTGACGGCGTCATCTTGCTGGGCCTCGGCACCCAGCAGGACGCAACGGTGCGCGAAATCGTCATCGCCAATGCCCGCCTCGTATGCCTGCAGGACGAGCCCAATGCCGACTATGGCGTCGTGCGCATCGCCGACCAAGCCGGCACGATGATCGCGACCCGCCACCTCCTGGACCTCGGACATAGCCGCATCGGCATGTTGGCCACCAGTTCCGGCGCCGGCTTTTCCCAGCGTCGCGTGGCGGGCTGGCAGCAGGCGATGGTCGATGCTGGGACGCCGCCGCCATCCTGGTACGAACAGGCCGGTTCGGACATTGCAGCCGGCGAGACCGCAGTTATGCGTCTCATGCAGCGGGAGCCTGGCCTGACCGCCATCGTGGTCGCCAATGTCATGTCCGCCATCGGCGCGCTGGCCGGCCTGCACGCGATTGGCAAACGCGTGCCGGAGGACGTTTCCGTTATTTCCCTGCTCGACACGCCCTTTGCCGGTCATACCAACCCAGCTTTGACCACCGTCGACATGCCTCTGGCCCAGCTTGGTCGCGAAGCCGTCCGCCTGTTGCTGGCCGAGGAGCAGCCGGCGGGAAGGCAGATTGACATCACCTCGCCCGAACCCCGCCTGGTCATCCGCTCCTCGACCGCGCCGCCTAGCCCTTGA
- a CDS encoding carbohydrate ABC transporter permease, whose protein sequence is MTQTSSPAGAATPVYRRRNNGIFHYVVLIVLSLICLAPIWIMISTSFKPDVAVQSSTPMWFFFVPTLDNYVNIFGRGNFDRYLGNSLIIALSSTLLTLLAGGLCAYALARAQFRGRSFLANGTLLIRMVPPAVLAIPVFAIVTGFAIDADFVVLILLYTALNLPFAIWLLFGFYQQIPVELEEAAIVDGASPLQVFFQVLMPLMKSGYAVAAIFTFRIAWNEFILALLLTGRQSRTLPVATSTFITDTGVEWGRIMAMGTLIAIPPLLFTFFAARQIIAGMTAGAVKG, encoded by the coding sequence ATGACGCAAACATCTTCGCCCGCAGGCGCAGCCACCCCTGTCTATCGCCGGCGCAACAATGGCATATTCCATTATGTCGTGCTGATCGTGCTGTCCCTGATCTGCCTCGCACCGATCTGGATCATGATCTCGACCTCGTTCAAACCCGATGTCGCGGTACAGTCCTCGACGCCCATGTGGTTCTTCTTTGTCCCCACGCTGGATAACTACGTGAACATTTTCGGTCGCGGCAATTTCGACCGCTATCTCGGCAATTCGCTGATCATCGCGCTGTCATCAACGCTGCTGACCCTGCTGGCGGGCGGGCTGTGCGCCTATGCCCTGGCCCGCGCCCAGTTCCGTGGCCGCAGCTTCCTGGCCAACGGCACGCTGCTGATCCGCATGGTGCCGCCGGCCGTGCTGGCAATCCCGGTCTTTGCCATCGTGACCGGCTTTGCGATCGATGCCGATTTCGTTGTGCTCATTCTGCTCTATACCGCCCTCAACCTACCCTTCGCCATCTGGCTGCTGTTCGGATTCTACCAGCAGATTCCGGTGGAGCTCGAAGAGGCGGCGATCGTCGATGGCGCATCACCCCTGCAGGTCTTCTTCCAGGTTCTGATGCCGCTGATGAAATCCGGCTATGCCGTTGCGGCCATCTTCACTTTCCGCATTGCCTGGAACGAGTTCATTCTCGCTTTGCTGCTTACCGGAAGGCAGAGCCGCACCCTGCCCGTGGCAACCTCCACCTTCATCACCGATACTGGCGTCGAATGGGGGCGCATCATGGCCATGGGCACGCTGATCGCCATTCCGCCGCTGCTGTTCACTTTCTTCGCGGCGCGGCAGATCATTGCCGGCATGACGGCCGGGGCGGTCAAGGGCTAG
- a CDS encoding carbohydrate ABC transporter permease produces MPASVQSAGAEPAQPAPRRRRFVLTPYFFVAPAVAIMALGLVYPVLQAFYLALYDWKVGTSLANAPFVGLAHFQRLLSDPDVMESLWVTLRFGFWTISLEMVLGIGLALLLERPIRGASFFRTVFILPLMISPVVVGLIWRYLFDARIGWINYYLGFIGIEPQVWLGDPQLAFFAIVVTDIWQWTPFIFIIVIAGLQALPSEVIEASRIDGANWWQQVFLVKLPMISSILVIALLMRLIDVFRALEVMYIMTGGGPGRSTELLSLHIYNRAFATQQLGYASAIAVLLILVVSAFSLLILRLGNPMRGKSNI; encoded by the coding sequence ATGCCCGCAAGCGTTCAGTCCGCAGGGGCGGAACCGGCCCAGCCCGCACCGCGCAGACGGCGCTTCGTGTTGACGCCTTACTTCTTTGTTGCTCCGGCTGTGGCCATCATGGCCCTGGGCCTTGTCTATCCTGTATTGCAGGCCTTCTACCTGGCGCTCTACGACTGGAAGGTCGGCACGAGCCTCGCCAATGCGCCATTCGTGGGCCTGGCGCATTTCCAGCGGCTGCTCAGCGATCCCGATGTCATGGAGTCGCTGTGGGTAACCCTGCGCTTCGGCTTCTGGACCATTTCGCTCGAAATGGTGCTGGGGATCGGGCTGGCCCTGCTGCTCGAACGTCCCATTCGCGGCGCGTCCTTCTTCCGCACCGTCTTCATCCTGCCGCTGATGATTTCGCCCGTCGTGGTGGGGTTGATCTGGCGCTATCTCTTTGACGCCCGCATCGGCTGGATCAACTATTACCTCGGCTTCATCGGCATCGAACCCCAGGTGTGGTTGGGTGATCCGCAACTGGCCTTCTTCGCCATCGTCGTCACCGATATCTGGCAGTGGACGCCGTTCATCTTCATCATCGTTATCGCCGGCCTGCAGGCGCTGCCCTCGGAAGTGATCGAAGCCAGCCGCATCGATGGTGCCAACTGGTGGCAGCAGGTCTTCTTGGTCAAATTGCCCATGATCAGTTCGATCCTGGTGATCGCGCTGCTGATGCGCCTGATCGACGTGTTCCGAGCGCTCGAGGTCATGTACATCATGACCGGCGGGGGGCCGGGCCGATCGACCGAACTGCTCAGCCTGCATATCTACAATCGGGCATTCGCCACCCAGCAACTTGGCTATGCGTCCGCTATCGCCGTGCTGCTCATCCTGGTGGTCTCGGCGTTCAGCCTGCTCATCCTGCGGCTGGGTAATCCCATGCGCGGCAAATCCAACATTTGA
- a CDS encoding ABC transporter substrate-binding protein, with product MNKFAGTCVTAALAVALSMGTALASPYERFAGTTIVVSWPAMTHFAAAEKLVDEFTEETGIEVEFDTLQYLALRDRQLLEMSKPRGDYDVVSWVVMWKGEYVTKGLLTPLSQFFADPTLVDPDYDIDDIADAYLQNGGVVGGEKGYLAGKSGALYGIPFGAETSFLAYREDIFAEQGLEPPRTYDELLVVLDRLKAAGIPAMTSRGATGHQVTAAWLMHLAPLGGRIFDEAWNPTFNDTAGVKAAEVLREVVRTGPVGIPAFGLGEASAAFLQGDAAMYLDTIKIAAQVRDPNLSRVDGLVGYALHPVGDRCGAETGGFALGIPANSQNQQAAFLFIQYMTSKLGDQRIVELGGDPIRMSTLEANVGNFAEYQTVLEQLPCADADWRPLIPEYNELNVDILGQALTEIITTDSPIQPIMDAAVEKARAMMERAGYYAWNDYRAAAN from the coding sequence TTGAATAAATTCGCGGGAACCTGCGTGACGGCGGCTCTGGCCGTCGCACTGAGCATGGGCACGGCCCTGGCCAGTCCGTATGAACGCTTTGCCGGCACCACGATCGTGGTGTCCTGGCCGGCGATGACCCACTTTGCCGCTGCCGAGAAACTGGTGGACGAGTTTACCGAAGAGACCGGTATCGAGGTCGAGTTCGACACCCTGCAGTATCTGGCGCTACGTGACCGGCAATTGCTGGAAATGTCCAAGCCACGCGGCGACTATGATGTCGTTTCCTGGGTGGTGATGTGGAAAGGCGAATATGTCACCAAAGGCCTGCTGACGCCCCTGTCGCAGTTCTTCGCCGATCCCACTCTGGTCGATCCAGACTATGACATCGACGACATCGCTGATGCCTATCTGCAGAATGGCGGCGTCGTCGGCGGCGAAAAGGGGTATCTCGCCGGCAAGTCGGGCGCCCTTTATGGTATTCCCTTCGGTGCGGAAACCTCGTTTCTCGCCTATCGCGAAGATATCTTTGCTGAACAGGGCCTTGAGCCGCCGCGCACCTATGACGAATTGCTGGTCGTGCTCGACCGGCTGAAGGCCGCAGGCATCCCGGCCATGACCTCGCGTGGCGCCACCGGCCATCAGGTCACCGCCGCATGGCTGATGCATCTTGCCCCATTGGGTGGCCGCATCTTCGACGAAGCCTGGAACCCGACCTTCAACGATACGGCGGGGGTCAAGGCGGCCGAGGTGCTTCGCGAAGTGGTTCGTACCGGACCGGTCGGCATTCCCGCCTTCGGTCTAGGCGAGGCATCGGCCGCTTTCCTGCAGGGCGATGCCGCCATGTATCTGGATACGATCAAGATCGCGGCGCAGGTGCGCGATCCCAATCTCTCCAGGGTTGACGGCCTGGTCGGCTATGCTCTCCATCCGGTGGGCGACCGCTGCGGCGCGGAAACCGGTGGCTTCGCGCTGGGCATTCCGGCCAACAGCCAGAACCAGCAGGCGGCATTCCTGTTCATCCAGTACATGACATCCAAGCTGGGCGATCAGCGCATCGTCGAGCTCGGGGGCGACCCGATCCGCATGTCGACGCTGGAAGCCAATGTTGGCAATTTCGCCGAATACCAGACGGTGCTGGAGCAGCTGCCTTGCGCCGACGCCGACTGGCGCCCGCTCATCCCCGAATACAATGAGCTCAATGTCGACATTCTCGGCCAGGCGCTGACCGAGATCATCACCACGGATTCTCCAATCCAGCCCATCATGGATGCCGCCGTCGAAAAGGCCCGGGCGATGATGGAACGGGCAGGCTACTATGCCTGGAACGACTACCGGGCTGCCGCAAACTAG
- a CDS encoding ABC transporter ATP-binding protein, translating to MTGIQLNGVSKSYGNVNIIRDLNLSAAEGEFVVFVGPSGCGKSTTLRMIAGLEEVSGGTIHIGGRDVTWAPPKDRDIAMVFQSYALYPHMNVAENMSFALRLAGTSKAEIAARVRNVADMLELTPYLERRPRDLSGGQRQRVAMGRAIVRDAYCFLFDEPLSNLDAKLRATMRTELALLHKRLGRTMIYVTHDQIEAMTMADRIVIMKDGVIQQTGSPRDVYNAPCNLFVASFIGSPAMNLLDGELVDDAGRLSVRGSGFTLPVPARLAARAAAAPARAVKLGLRPEHFSAESQSDESAPVELRVKVAEYIGSSQFLTAEFGGSTITAAIEVGPDTDRLGDGTYYFNTARMYLFDQASGTAI from the coding sequence ATGACCGGCATTCAGCTTAATGGCGTGTCGAAATCCTACGGCAACGTCAATATCATTCGCGACCTCAATCTGTCTGCGGCCGAGGGCGAATTTGTCGTGTTTGTCGGGCCTTCGGGCTGTGGCAAGTCAACGACCCTGCGGATGATCGCCGGGCTGGAGGAAGTATCCGGCGGCACCATCCATATTGGCGGACGAGACGTTACCTGGGCGCCGCCCAAGGATCGCGACATCGCCATGGTGTTTCAATCATACGCTCTCTACCCGCATATGAATGTCGCGGAAAACATGTCCTTCGCGCTGCGCCTGGCGGGTACATCCAAAGCCGAGATAGCAGCTCGCGTGCGCAATGTGGCGGACATGCTGGAGCTCACGCCCTATCTGGAGCGCCGCCCGCGCGACCTGTCCGGGGGACAGCGCCAGCGCGTTGCCATGGGGCGCGCCATCGTGCGCGACGCCTATTGCTTCCTGTTTGATGAGCCGTTGTCCAACCTCGACGCCAAGCTGCGCGCCACCATGCGCACCGAACTGGCGCTCCTGCACAAGCGGCTGGGCCGCACGATGATCTACGTCACGCATGATCAGATCGAAGCCATGACCATGGCGGATCGCATCGTCATCATGAAGGACGGGGTCATCCAGCAGACAGGTTCGCCGCGCGATGTCTACAACGCGCCATGCAACCTGTTCGTGGCCTCGTTCATCGGCTCCCCGGCGATGAACCTGCTCGATGGGGAACTGGTGGACGATGCCGGCCGGCTGTCGGTGCGGGGCTCCGGCTTTACCCTGCCGGTGCCGGCACGGCTCGCCGCCCGGGCAGCCGCGGCGCCGGCGCGCGCGGTCAAGCTTGGCCTCAGGCCGGAGCATTTTTCGGCTGAATCGCAGAGTGATGAAAGCGCGCCGGTCGAGCTGCGCGTCAAGGTCGCCGAATATATCGGTTCCAGCCAGTTCCTGACCGCCGAATTCGGCGGCAGCACGATCACCGCGGCGATCGAGGTCGGGCCGGATACCGACCGGCTCGGCGACGGTACCTACTACTTCAACACCGCCCGCATGTACCTGTTCGACCAGGCCAGCGGCACGGCGATCTGA
- a CDS encoding aldo/keto reductase, translated as MKLKPLGRTDLLVTELCLGTMTWGSQNTEAEGHAQIDMALEAGLNFMDTAEIYAVPRSPETSGRTEEIIGSWFKRTGKRDKWILASKVAGGPVDFIRNGSRTSGKTLRQAFEASLRRLQTDYLDLYQIHWAGRGSYNFDGSWDYTPHKQDTADVLANIEDMLETLAALVREGKLRHVGVSNETTWGIAQWLRIAEAKGLPRLVSVQNEYNLLRRQFDLDLAELSHHENVGLLAYSPLAGGLITGKYFDGKMPKGSRGDYQKGFWRLNEHSEAAGKHYLALAARHGLDPAQMAIAFALTRPFMTSVILGATSPEQLANAIGARDLTLSPELLAEIDAIHRRYPRPI; from the coding sequence ATGAAATTGAAGCCGCTTGGCCGCACCGACCTGCTTGTGACCGAACTCTGCCTGGGCACCATGACCTGGGGCAGCCAGAACACCGAGGCGGAGGGCCATGCCCAGATCGATATGGCGCTGGAGGCGGGCCTCAATTTCATGGACACGGCGGAAATCTACGCCGTGCCGCGCAGCCCCGAGACCTCGGGCCGCACCGAGGAAATCATCGGCAGCTGGTTCAAAAGGACCGGCAAGCGCGACAAGTGGATTCTCGCCTCCAAGGTGGCCGGCGGGCCGGTGGATTTCATCCGCAATGGCAGCCGCACCAGTGGCAAGACCCTGCGCCAGGCCTTCGAGGCCAGCCTGCGGCGCCTGCAGACCGATTATCTCGATCTCTACCAGATCCACTGGGCCGGCCGCGGCAGCTACAATTTCGACGGCTCCTGGGATTACACGCCCCACAAGCAGGATACGGCGGACGTGCTCGCCAATATCGAGGACATGCTGGAAACGCTGGCCGCGCTGGTCAGGGAGGGCAAGCTGCGCCATGTCGGCGTCTCCAACGAGACCACCTGGGGCATTGCCCAGTGGCTGCGCATTGCCGAGGCAAAAGGCCTGCCCCGCCTCGTCTCCGTGCAGAACGAATATAACCTGCTGCGCCGTCAGTTCGATCTCGACCTGGCCGAGCTCAGCCACCACGAGAATGTCGGCCTGCTCGCCTATTCGCCACTGGCCGGCGGCCTCATCACCGGTAAATATTTCGACGGGAAGATGCCCAAGGGCAGCCGTGGCGATTACCAGAAGGGCTTCTGGCGGCTCAACGAACATTCCGAAGCCGCCGGCAAGCACTATCTGGCTCTGGCCGCCCGCCACGGGCTCGATCCGGCGCAGATGGCCATCGCCTTCGCGCTGACCCGCCCCTTCATGACCTCGGTCATATTAGGCGCCACCAGCCCCGAACAACTGGCCAATGCCATCGGCGCGCGCGACCTGACGCTGTCGCCGGAGCTGTTGGCCGAAATCGACGCGATCCACCGCCGCTATCCACGCCCGATCTAA
- a CDS encoding DUF599 domain-containing protein has translation MSTTLISTLFPLICYFAYNIVVPLVERMRPSLSAIMNMQRRRWVANAALRESPFDAILSGNIMGSVSFLASTAVLLILAVFAVFGQVPALMTTLNSLSLDRVYTTLDVQLHLVVMLTMFVLAFFAFTLSLRQFNHFCIMLGALDHSSPISEPEIEAITAMNALGARNFNSGVRAYYFSVATVAWFASEWLPIVACLVTILILAHREFFSSAHRTAASAAIIAARRQQEKRG, from the coding sequence ATGTCGACGACACTGATCTCCACCCTGTTTCCGCTGATCTGCTACTTCGCCTACAATATCGTCGTGCCGCTGGTGGAGCGGATGCGGCCGTCGCTCTCGGCCATCATGAACATGCAGCGCCGCCGCTGGGTGGCCAATGCCGCCCTGCGCGAATCCCCGTTCGACGCCATATTGTCGGGCAATATCATGGGCTCGGTGAGCTTCCTGGCCTCCACCGCCGTCCTGCTCATCCTGGCCGTCTTCGCGGTGTTCGGCCAGGTGCCGGCGCTGATGACCACGCTCAATTCACTGTCGCTGGACCGGGTCTACACCACGCTGGATGTGCAACTGCATCTGGTGGTCATGCTGACCATGTTCGTGCTGGCCTTTTTCGCCTTCACGCTGTCGCTGCGCCAGTTCAACCATTTCTGCATCATGCTGGGCGCGCTCGATCATTCCAGCCCCATTTCGGAGCCCGAGATCGAGGCCATCACCGCCATGAACGCGCTGGGCGCCCGCAATTTCAACAGCGGCGTGCGCGCCTATTATTTCTCGGTAGCCACCGTGGCCTGGTTCGCCTCCGAATGGCTGCCGATCGTGGCCTGCCTCGTGACCATCCTGATCCTGGCGCATCGCGAATTCTTTTCCTCGGCCCATCGCACCGCAGCCTCGGCCGCCATCATCGCGGCCCGCCGCCAGCAGGAAAAACGAGGCTAA
- a CDS encoding tetratricopeptide repeat protein → MSGLKGLRRGLLAWTFVAPVGMASPVLAGPAFDACAAEAASQFETGFESIGRESWEIDTDAAIDACTKALAAEPGSAQVKGWLARAYYADGDTQSAVPLFEEAAADGNVVALAIFGDMLTTGDGVPMDMERGAQLLTEGAEAGFALAQNSLGLSYDFGEGLTQDYTQAARWYRAAAEQGMSKAQSNLGLMYEEGLGVPRDYVAAAAWFELAVSQGDASGQVNLGKLLQDGLGRPTDLARAAELYRLAADQGDMYGQNNLAFLLENGEGVEADVAAAAELYQQAADQGLALAKHNLALLYEDGNGVAQDYERALELYREAAEGGEMRAAVNLGLLYLDGLGTDVDYEEALKWTQLAADSDQPIALNNMGHIYENGLGVTADRATAIGYYQQAADQGYQLAADNLVRLTGPAGTGASGKTKTK, encoded by the coding sequence ATGAGCGGATTGAAGGGCTTGCGGCGGGGTCTGTTGGCATGGACCTTTGTTGCGCCGGTGGGCATGGCCTCGCCCGTTCTGGCCGGGCCGGCATTCGATGCCTGTGCGGCGGAAGCGGCGAGCCAGTTCGAGACCGGGTTCGAAAGCATCGGCCGCGAAAGCTGGGAGATCGACACCGATGCCGCCATCGACGCCTGCACCAAGGCGCTGGCCGCGGAGCCGGGCTCGGCCCAGGTCAAGGGCTGGCTGGCGCGGGCCTATTATGCCGACGGCGATACGCAAAGCGCGGTGCCGCTGTTCGAGGAAGCGGCGGCGGATGGCAATGTGGTGGCGCTGGCCATTTTCGGCGACATGCTGACCACCGGCGATGGCGTGCCGATGGACATGGAACGCGGCGCGCAACTGCTGACGGAGGGGGCGGAAGCCGGCTTCGCGCTGGCGCAGAACAGCCTTGGGCTAAGCTACGATTTCGGCGAGGGGCTGACGCAGGACTATACGCAGGCGGCGCGCTGGTATCGCGCGGCGGCCGAGCAGGGCATGAGCAAGGCGCAGTCCAATCTGGGGCTGATGTATGAAGAAGGGCTGGGCGTGCCACGCGACTATGTCGCCGCCGCGGCCTGGTTCGAACTGGCGGTGTCGCAGGGCGATGCATCCGGCCAGGTCAATCTGGGCAAGCTGCTGCAGGACGGGTTGGGGCGGCCAACCGACCTGGCGCGGGCGGCAGAGCTCTATCGGCTGGCGGCCGACCAGGGCGACATGTATGGCCAGAACAACCTGGCCTTCCTGCTGGAGAATGGCGAGGGGGTGGAGGCCGATGTCGCGGCTGCGGCGGAGCTCTATCAGCAGGCGGCCGACCAGGGTCTGGCGCTGGCCAAGCACAACCTGGCGCTGCTCTATGAGGACGGCAATGGCGTGGCGCAGGACTATGAGCGGGCGCTGGAGCTGTATCGGGAAGCGGCCGAAGGCGGAGAAATGCGCGCTGCGGTCAATCTGGGCCTGCTCTATCTCGACGGGCTGGGCACCGATGTCGACTATGAAGAGGCGCTGAAATGGACCCAGCTTGCCGCCGATAGCGACCAGCCCATCGCGCTCAACAATATGGGCCATATCTATGAGAACGGGCTGGGCGTCACGGCCGACCGGGCCACGGCGATCGGCTATTACCAGCAGGCGGCCGACCAGGGCTATCAGCTCGCCGCCGACAACCTGGTGCGGCTGACCGGGCCGGCCGGCACCGGCGCGTCAGGCAAGACCAAGACGAAGTAG
- a CDS encoding (2Fe-2S)-binding protein — MLVCQCNMITSKEIEDIVLDLLRADPWQLVVPAKVYSELNRRAKCGGCVPNVVDIIVRVTENYHSQQAQQSGEVLSLPTGLEKLKQQRSGVRRERRSTSHRAA, encoded by the coding sequence ATGCTCGTCTGCCAGTGCAACATGATTACGTCGAAGGAGATCGAGGATATCGTCCTCGACCTGCTCCGTGCCGATCCGTGGCAGCTTGTCGTGCCCGCCAAGGTCTATTCGGAACTCAATCGCCGCGCCAAATGCGGCGGCTGCGTGCCGAATGTGGTGGACATTATCGTCCGCGTCACCGAAAACTACCACTCGCAGCAAGCCCAACAGTCAGGCGAAGTCCTCTCGCTTCCGACTGGGCTCGAAAAGCTCAAGCAGCAACGGAGTGGAGTACGTCGTGAAAGGCGAAGCACAAGTCATCGAGCGGCTTAA
- the bfr gene encoding bacterioferritin, which produces MKGEAQVIERLNEALFLELGAVNQYWVHFRLLDDWGYKKLASKERAESIEEMHHADRLIERIIFLEGHPNLQRVAPLRIGQTIKEVLEADLAGEYDARAAYKASRELCEQLGDYVSKNLFEALLTDEEGHIDFLETQLELLDKIGPEKYGQLNSASADEAE; this is translated from the coding sequence GTGAAAGGCGAAGCACAAGTCATCGAGCGGCTTAACGAAGCCCTCTTTCTCGAACTCGGTGCGGTCAATCAGTATTGGGTTCATTTTCGTCTTCTCGACGATTGGGGCTACAAGAAGCTGGCTTCCAAGGAACGCGCCGAATCCATTGAAGAAATGCATCATGCCGATCGCCTGATCGAGCGCATCATCTTCCTCGAAGGCCATCCCAACCTGCAGCGCGTCGCGCCTTTGCGAATCGGCCAGACCATCAAGGAAGTGCTCGAAGCGGATCTCGCCGGCGAATACGACGCCCGCGCCGCCTACAAGGCCAGCCGCGAGCTCTGCGAACAGCTCGGCGACTATGTCTCCAAGAATCTGTTCGAGGCGCTGCTGACCGACGAGGAAGGCCATATCGACTTCCTCGAGACCCAGCTCGAACTGCTCGACAAGATCGGTCCCGAAAAATACGGCCAGCTCAATTCGGCCTCGGCCGACGAAGCCGAATAA
- a CDS encoding VOC family protein has translation MTWHTGRLIDHVHLRARNYMATRYFYEKVLAALDVKIEHAGEGWFQVDELFVDGADARTLPTHVHLAFQARSRDMVDAFHKAALAAGGKDNGRPGERDYHPGYYGAFVLDPDGNNIEAVYHGPVRRSADSVRLDPVPPSN, from the coding sequence ATGACCTGGCATACCGGCCGCCTCATCGACCATGTCCATCTGCGCGCCAGGAACTACATGGCCACCCGCTATTTCTACGAAAAGGTGCTGGCCGCGCTCGATGTCAAGATCGAACATGCCGGCGAAGGCTGGTTCCAGGTCGATGAACTCTTCGTCGATGGCGCCGATGCCCGCACCCTGCCGACCCATGTCCACCTGGCCTTCCAGGCCCGCAGCCGCGACATGGTCGATGCCTTCCACAAGGCCGCCCTCGCCGCCGGCGGCAAGGACAATGGCCGGCCCGGCGAACGCGACTACCACCCCGGCTATTACGGCGCCTTCGTGCTCGACCCCGACGGCAACAATATCGAAGCCGTCTACCACGGCCCCGTCCGCCGCTCGGCCGACTCGGTCAGGCTCGATCCCGTTCCGCCGTCGAATTGA